Below is a genomic region from Salvelinus fontinalis isolate EN_2023a chromosome 2, ASM2944872v1, whole genome shotgun sequence.
AAGTAGGGAAGAGTGTGAAGAGATGGTAGTTCAATCCCCTCTTTTGTACTGATCCAATTCAAAGTCATCCATCCGAAGGAGCCAATACAACATGTATTATATGACAAATAAAGTAAAGCCAGTTTACCCTTTACCCAACTCAAATGTATAGTTTTCCCTTCACTTTTACAGATTCAATACTTACTAGGACTGCAACATTTTATACATTCCAAAAGACTCCGAAGTAGATTGACTAACAAAATGAGTTGGTTGTTAATGTAGAGGGAAAACGAATTTGAGGTCAGGTGATGCAGCATGAGGAAGACGACTCACCTACGAAGGAGCGGGAAATGGAGGGGTGTCCATTGCGGATAGGTGGGGGAGGGGGCGGGGGTCCGGCAGGGGTAcgggagggtggaggggggggcTTGCCACGGCTATGAGGCTCTGAGGGGCTACCTCTGTAGGGGGGTGGCGGAGGGGGGGCATCCCGACCACCGTTTCGTTGAGTCGACCCAGGCGGGGGTGGAGCTGTACAGACAAACGATATGGTCATTAAGGAATAACAGAACAGCCACACTGGCTAACCATCAGTCATTACAATACAACAGCAAGACAGGAACGCTGTAGGCCTGTCATGACATGCCATCATACTGACTGTAGTGCCACACCTTGCCACAGCTTTTTCCACACTCATTTAATTTCTACACTAATAAACAAATCTCCTCTCCTCGCTTGCCTCACATTATGATAGGTGATTGacaagaggagatggaggtaaaaaaaaataaaaaatagtgcGCCACAGCAGTGAGAACATGACCGAATTATGTAACTGAACTACGCATAACACAAACAGTAGAAAGCATTAAAGCTGGCCCTAATCCAGCTCCATTACAGGTAGAGGAACAAGGAGAGCACGAGTAGGAACATACCTGCTCCTCTGCCGGGGGGCTCACGGACTGGTGGGGGTGGGCGTCCGCCTGGCGGGGAGGGGGAGGGCGGCGGGGGTGGAGCTTGCCCCCGGGTTGGAGTGTGTCCAGGTCCGGGCGACAGCTTCTTGCTGAGGGAGTTGTGTCTATGAGGTAGCTCCGGGGCGGCTTCGTTAACCGGGCTGGAGGGGCCGTTGGTTATGGGCTGGCGGTACGGGGGAGGAGGTGGacccagagaggaggaagaggaggatgctgAGGAGCCCCCTGATGTCGGGGGCCGGCGGTTGTTGTTGGGAGAAGGAGGCAGAGGGGCGCTGTTGCGGGCCGGCAACGGGGAAGTTCCCCTCTGTCCTGGCGTGGGAGGGAGGGGCTTCTCCCGGTTGTAGGAGGGGGCAGGTGGTGGCGCCTTCTGAGTTGGGGCAGGGGGTGCATTGCCCCGgcgagaaaaagggggaggaggtggaggggcggAGGAGCTGTGCTTCATGCCACTGTTTGGGCTGCCTCCGCTGAGTGGGCGGGAGAGGTCGGGGAGGGAGGGCCTCTGGGATCGGGAGTGCTCCGGGGGAGAGGCCTGCTGGGCTGAGCATTCTGTGCTGTCCTGGCGAACAGGAGGGCGAGGAGCAGCGGGGCGCGTGCCAGGAGGCGTCAGGGCTGACCTGCCAACCGAGCCAtctgcaccaaaaaaaaaatgtCACGTCATGTCACCAGCAATTTATATGAAGATGAATTTATACATGAACAGAGAAACATGAGGACATGTCTCAGTGCAGAGTTACTACAGAACGGTAGTGTATTAGGTTATTTTAGTCATCATAATCCATTTTCTAACATTTTCTCCCTGACAGATGGTAAGGCCCTGCCCTGCCTATGATGACATCTAAGACCAATGCAGACGTGCAGGTTAGGGAACTCATTATTGTGAATCAGCAAATCTCCTTCAGCAGTGCCTGTGTCAGATCTATTACAGCCCAATGACAACACTGAAACCTGACGGTCTGCCCTACCTACGCAGTCAAAAACCAGTGCTCATTTTTCACCTATTGCAATCGTGCTTTGACGAACTAGCTTGCTCCCAAACTTGCCAGCAATAAATATAATGGAAGGGAATTCAATTGCTGTTCTAAACCCTCCCCCCGATATAAGTTTGACGGACCACTCCTTCAGCGGTCCAGATTTTTTTGGGAGATCTTTGTAAATGACACCATAACAGTTAGGATATTAAATACTTGCCTCCGACTGGTCGTAATTTAGGCACACCTGCCTGGAAAAGACCTCCCATTGGCTGAATGGCCCCTGACGAGCCGCCTCCACCTCCATTACTACCACCACCTACTTTAGGCTCTGGACAGGGAAAACAAGGTTAAATTACATACATTACAATAGTAACCTATTATATGTAAAATAACCCTCGTGGTCTCCCATTTCAAGCCTGCGAAATAAACCTTGACCCCCAGTGAGTGTGCTCCATGCACTACCCTAGCCTCATCAGTTCTGTGCTTCTTACTTCCATCCAATCAGATTAGTCAGTAAAACACTACCAGAATAGTAGATCTGAGACACCAGGGTGAACCTTAGTGGTGCTGTGGCCTTACTTTCCAAGATGGGTGCGCTCCTGTCATTGACCACGCCGACCTTCTTCAGCTTGGCCCCGTTGTGGATGTCACCGAGCAGGGCTCCTCTGCCTTTGGCCTCATCTCGATTGAGCTTGGGTGGGGTGGTGTTGGCCTgcgaagggaggggaagagagagagagtgtgtgtcctCTAGTTAGCGCACCACAGCACACTTTATGCTACCGGAGAACAGACCAAGTACATAACCTAATTTCTCGTGGACAGACTACATAAACAGTACAGTAGATCTTTTATGATACAATGGGATGCGTGAGATAACGAGCAGCATTAGATCGGGTGCTTTGGATAAATCACGATTTCACAGGCGTCTTTCAAATTtgggattggggggggggggggggggggggggggttatttggACCATAGACTTGCCCGTAACTAACCGAGATTATACATAGCCTGACAGGCTTGCAGAAAGCCATGTCACAGTTGGTGCAAGGGAATTAGCCGGGTAGAACGTGTTCTTGATAGGGGACTTTCTATTTCGTGAGTCTTTCGCATCAAGTCATTAATTAGCGTGAATTAGATGTTGAGGATGATTACTTGAGCGAGCAGCGCTAATCACTTGAATAAACCAGAAGGGCTCTGCGTacatcccaaaa
It encodes:
- the LOC129828826 gene encoding WAS/WASL-interacting protein family member 2-like; translation: MPIPPPPPPPPGGPPPPPTFSQANTTPPKLNRDEAKGRGALLGDIHNGAKLKKVGVVNDRSAPILEKPKVGGGSNGGGGGSSGAIQPMGGLFQAGVPKLRPVGDGSVGRSALTPPGTRPAAPRPPVRQDSTECSAQQASPPEHSRSQRPSLPDLSRPLSGGSPNSGMKHSSSAPPPPPPFSRRGNAPPAPTQKAPPPAPSYNREKPLPPTPGQRGTSPLPARNSAPLPPSPNNNRRPPTSGGSSASSSSSSLGPPPPPYRQPITNGPSSPVNEAAPELPHRHNSLSKKLSPGPGHTPTRGQAPPPPPSPSPPGGRPPPPVREPPGRGAAPPPPGSTQRNGGRDAPPPPPPYRGSPSEPHSRGKPPPPPSRTPAGPPPPPPPIRNGHPSISRSFVDDFESKYSFHPLNDFPAPEEYRHFTKIYPSKANRVMRGAPPAPPVGR